The Deinococcus multiflagellatus genome includes a region encoding these proteins:
- a CDS encoding 1,4-dihydroxy-6-naphthoate synthase gives MTTPPPILDLGYSLCPNDTFIFHALHAGLTPSPLPVREVLEDVQTLNDWAVAGRLPMTKISYRAYFEVMDRYVALRSGGALGRGVGPLIVTRGDVQDLNGAAVLSPGALTTAELLLRLVFPGVQVLRARYDEIMPAVARGEWNGVRIDAGLIIHESRFTYPQHGLHKRLDLGAWWEGETGLPLPLGAILVRRDLPHDLQGQLNEAVRQSLEYAYAHPQASKAYVRQHAAELSEEVMQAHIDLYVNAFSLDVGEEGERAVQELHRRAVAAGAVAPSALPLFVR, from the coding sequence ATGACCACGCCGCCCCCCATCCTCGACCTGGGGTATTCGCTGTGCCCCAACGACACCTTTATTTTTCACGCCCTGCACGCCGGGCTGACCCCTTCGCCGCTGCCGGTGCGCGAGGTGCTGGAAGACGTGCAGACCCTGAACGACTGGGCGGTGGCCGGGCGCCTGCCCATGACCAAGATCAGTTACCGCGCCTATTTTGAGGTGATGGACCGCTACGTGGCGCTGCGGTCGGGCGGCGCGCTGGGCCGGGGCGTGGGCCCCCTAATCGTGACGCGCGGAGACGTGCAGGACCTGAACGGCGCGGCGGTGCTCTCGCCCGGCGCGCTGACCACCGCCGAACTGCTGCTGCGGCTGGTCTTTCCCGGTGTGCAGGTGCTGCGCGCCCGCTACGACGAGATCATGCCGGCGGTGGCGCGCGGCGAATGGAACGGCGTGCGTATAGACGCCGGGCTGATCATCCACGAGTCGCGCTTTACCTACCCGCAGCACGGCCTGCACAAACGGCTGGACCTGGGTGCGTGGTGGGAAGGCGAAACCGGGCTGCCGCTGCCCCTGGGCGCCATTCTGGTGCGCCGCGACCTGCCGCACGACCTGCAGGGTCAACTGAACGAGGCGGTGCGCCAGAGCCTGGAGTACGCCTACGCCCACCCGCAGGCGTCCAAGGCCTACGTGCGCCAGCACGCCGCCGAACTGTCTGAGGAGGTGATGCAGGCACACATTGACCTGTACGTGAACGCCTTCAGCCTCGACGTGGGCGAAGAAGGCGAGCGGGCCGTGCAGGAGTTGCACCGCCGGGCGGTGGCAGCAGGCGCGGTGGCCCCCAGTGCCCTGCCCCTGTTCGTGCGCTGA
- a CDS encoding DUF6174 domain-containing protein: MSAPLRVALLSLSVCLSLAAPLAQAGGAGAPGPAAEGCRPGFVRPNFAALSRELAQARARWAAQGLSAYSYEVRQVAAPVLLPATRVTVRDGAVVALNLVPGEAGQPSPLARLTVEGRFDSLAQTLRYQATLPCPEVRIRYDPALGLPVYLYSGRGDKGIADGFGEWTVSRFTPLP, translated from the coding sequence ATGTCTGCACCCCTGCGCGTGGCCCTGCTGAGTCTGAGTGTGTGTCTGTCCCTGGCCGCGCCGCTGGCCCAGGCGGGGGGTGCGGGGGCGCCGGGTCCGGCGGCCGAGGGCTGCCGCCCAGGCTTTGTTCGCCCTAACTTTGCGGCGCTGAGCCGCGAACTGGCCCAGGCCCGGGCGCGCTGGGCCGCCCAGGGCCTGAGCGCCTACAGCTACGAGGTGCGGCAGGTGGCGGCGCCGGTGCTGTTGCCCGCCACGCGGGTAACGGTTCGGGACGGCGCCGTGGTGGCGTTGAATCTGGTGCCCGGCGAGGCAGGTCAGCCCAGCCCGCTGGCCCGGCTGACCGTAGAGGGCCGTTTTGACAGCCTTGCCCAGACGCTGCGGTATCAGGCCACGTTGCCCTGCCCAGAGGTGCGGATTCGCTACGACCCGGCGCTGGGCTTGCCGGTGTACCTGTACAGCGGCCGGGGCGACAAGGGCATCGCAGACGGTTTTGGCGAGTGGACCGTCTCGCGCTTCACTCCACTGCCCTGA
- a CDS encoding PQQ-dependent sugar dehydrogenase has protein sequence MRLSLLTLSALLTASALAQSAPPTPRPLPPSEPPATVTATRNEPTALEFTPDKLARLKVPAGFTLKVMATGLGNARMLYVMPDGGIYLTRRQQNDVWYLKDVNKDGKIEATERKQVAQNLKLAHGLDVKDNKLYVVGEKTIWVMDMARDGTLSVPRVFADGFPDAGQHPARTLKWGPDGYLYASFGSTNNDAPTPNPEEATILRIAPDGKTREVYARGLRHTIGFGWHPVSGVLYGADQGSDWHGDNIPPEEINVIERGKNYGWPFCYGDKQPDPYVNVGNIPGKVAKEAYCAGTQGSVLNYTAHAAAIALNYYTGTQFPAEMRNDAFIAYRGSWNRAEPSGYEIARLVFDAQNKPERIEPFVTGFVFQDAQDGLWKQFGRVAGVATYTDGSLLFTDDQSGVLYRVLYTGGQ, from the coding sequence ATGCGTCTTTCCCTGCTGACCCTGAGTGCGCTGCTCACCGCCTCTGCCCTGGCCCAGAGCGCGCCCCCCACGCCCCGCCCCCTGCCGCCCTCGGAGCCGCCCGCCACCGTGACGGCCACGCGCAACGAGCCCACCGCGCTGGAGTTCACCCCGGACAAACTGGCGCGGCTGAAGGTGCCTGCCGGCTTCACCCTGAAGGTGATGGCCACCGGCCTGGGCAACGCCCGCATGCTCTACGTGATGCCCGACGGCGGTATCTACCTCACCCGCCGTCAGCAGAACGACGTGTGGTACCTGAAAGACGTCAACAAGGACGGCAAGATCGAGGCCACCGAGCGCAAACAGGTGGCCCAGAACCTGAAGCTGGCGCACGGCCTGGATGTGAAAGACAACAAGCTGTACGTCGTGGGCGAGAAAACCATCTGGGTGATGGACATGGCCCGGGACGGCACCCTGAGCGTGCCGCGCGTGTTTGCCGACGGCTTCCCGGACGCCGGGCAGCACCCCGCCCGCACCCTGAAATGGGGCCCGGACGGTTACCTGTACGCCAGCTTTGGCTCCACCAACAACGACGCCCCCACCCCCAACCCCGAAGAAGCCACCATTCTGCGTATTGCCCCAGACGGCAAAACCCGCGAGGTGTACGCCCGGGGCCTGCGCCACACCATTGGCTTTGGCTGGCACCCGGTGAGCGGCGTGCTGTACGGCGCCGACCAGGGCAGCGACTGGCACGGCGACAACATCCCGCCCGAGGAAATCAACGTGATCGAGCGCGGCAAGAATTACGGCTGGCCCTTCTGCTACGGCGACAAGCAGCCCGACCCGTACGTGAACGTGGGCAACATTCCTGGCAAGGTGGCCAAGGAGGCCTACTGCGCGGGCACCCAGGGCAGCGTGCTGAACTACACCGCCCACGCCGCCGCCATTGCCCTGAACTACTACACCGGCACCCAGTTCCCGGCCGAGATGCGCAACGACGCCTTTATCGCCTACCGGGGGTCGTGGAACCGCGCAGAGCCCAGCGGCTACGAGATTGCCCGGCTGGTGTTCGACGCCCAGAACAAGCCCGAGCGCATTGAGCCTTTCGTGACCGGTTTCGTGTTCCAGGACGCCCAGGACGGCCTGTGGAAACAGTTTGGCCGCGTGGCGGGCGTGGCGACCTACACCGACGGCAGCCTGCTGTTCACCGATGACCAGAGCGGCGTGCTCTACCGCGTGCTGTACACGGGAGGCCAGTGA